CGAAATCAACCAATCAAGCTTTCCATTTATTAATGATAATCCCTCCATACCGACACAAAACCAAGAGGCCGGGTTTGATCCCACTTTGAATTTGACCTTCACTGACTGCTTACATGGCTCCATGGATTACAACGCACTCTCAACGGCCTTTGGCATGTCTTGCTCATCATCGGAAGTAATTAGCCCGACCGACGAGAATTGGAAGAACGTCGGTGTGGAAAATTCAGCGGCGACCGGAGAAAATCTACCCACCCCTAATTCTTCTGTGTCTTGCTCATCTAACGAGCTGGGAGCAGGTGAGGAAGAATCCGTTAAGAGTAAGAAAGATAAGCAGCCACAACTGTGTGAAGATGGAGCTGAAGAGAAGTCTAAGAAAGCGTAGGTTTTTGCTTTCCCCTTTATATATAGATTCAAGTTAATGGTTAAAAGCCAGTGACGATCTTCTATTCTCCACACGGAATATGGATAGTAGGGTTTGAATATGCAAGCACTcttgaagttttatttttcttttattttctttattgtttttgcttgttcatgtttaaatcttttatttactttttacttaTCTTTCctcaatattatttctaatgaaaCTCCTAAACCATAGATCTCTTCCAGCACCATTAAGCTTTTGGGATCGAAAGGATAAAATATGAATTAATAGGCATACAAAGCCCTAAGATACGGAAGCTTGTCATTTTTAAGGGAAGATGCACCATCAATTAAGGAAGTTTCAACGGATCATCTCCTCTTTTAAAATCTGGCTTGTTCCTTTCTTGTGgcctaacaaattaaaataagagtTCCAACAGCTTCTGTTTCAAATTGACTGTTCATGATGTTGATCTATTGTCAGTAAGAAACCGAAAAAGAAGGAGAAACGGCAAAGGGAGCCTCGGGTTGCCTTTTTGACTAAGAGCGAGATTGATAATCTTGAAGACGGCTACAGATGGAGAAAGTATGGACAGAAGGCAGTGAAGAATAGCCCTTATCCAAGGTAGACTTGCGTCTCTTGTTCAGTTTCCTGCACATACATAACGCAAAAGACAAACTGTAATTGATTTCCTCTTGCAGCCAAAATCATTAGTTTTatgacatatatatagttagtatCATTTGCTCAATAATATAGATTAATGGCCATTGTGATTCGTGGATTGTAATTTTATGCAACTAAAGACCAATATCCACCTGATATAGTTGCACATTACAATTACATTGTTCTTAAGCTTAATAgcattaattttgtaattaatgtgGTTAGTCTTAGTTCACTTTGTCCGTTGGGGCCGGGTTTACCATTCACGGATTATTCTTCATATTCTAGAGGATCTTAATCCTTAAATTCTTGGGATCGATATCGACTAGATTTTCAAGGAGCACTTTATATGGagttaatttttcaaaatctcaactagtgcttttaatttttaaatttaacattAGAAATTTTGCAAGAGTAGTGTATGTACGTAgtcaaatgaaatatttatctaaCCAATATTTCAACATATATTACACCATCATCCCCCTCTTATCCCACTAGGACAAGGTTGCATTATCCATCAACCCTTGAATTtgttctgaaaataaaaataaaaaatgatctaAGGTGATGGAAAGTGCCAAATTTGTAAAGTATGATGAAAGCAAGATGGTATAGTATATCAACC
This is a stretch of genomic DNA from Carya illinoinensis cultivar Pawnee chromosome 3, C.illinoinensisPawnee_v1, whole genome shotgun sequence. It encodes these proteins:
- the LOC122304138 gene encoding WRKY transcription factor 28-like; the encoded protein is MSEEDKDLYNHHGSFGYYHHEINQSSFPFINDNPSIPTQNQEAGFDPTLNLTFTDCLHGSMDYNALSTAFGMSCSSSEVISPTDENWKNVGVENSAATGENLPTPNSSVSCSSNELGAGEEESVKSKKDKQPQLCEDGAEEKSKKAKKPKKKEKRQREPRVAFLTKSEIDNLEDGYRWRKYGQKAVKNSPYPRSYYRCTSPKCIVKKRVERSFQDPSTVITTYEGQHNHHCPANLRGNATGMLPTFLASASVGPSFPQASLFSQLLPTNNQVDLNSIFYRNLITQQQLQLPDHGVLQDLVPSFRNEQQP